One part of the Truepera radiovictrix DSM 17093 genome encodes these proteins:
- a CDS encoding ABC transporter permease — protein MTSRATGDPVDAARPSVGASARPRWVGRALRNKNVVIGGGLIAALVLVALFAPWLAPMDPHAQDIWARYEAPRGLVVAGRLNTQYVLGGDELGRDLLSRLVFGARVSLLVGFVATGLSLVFGVLLGAVAGYAGGWLDNLIMRVMDVLLALPGILLAIAIVAALGPSIVNAMLAIAVVRIPTMARLVRSDVLALREEEFVESARALGGSHARVLTHILMNAWAPALVLSTLGMGTAIVAEASLSFLGLGTQPPEISWGRMLSIGREAIRTAPHVTLYPGLAITLTVLGFSLLGDGLRDVFDTRLDEGG, from the coding sequence ATGACTAGCCGCGCGACCGGCGACCCCGTGGACGCCGCGCGCCCCAGCGTGGGCGCTTCGGCGCGCCCACGCTGGGTGGGTCGAGCGCTGCGCAACAAGAACGTGGTGATCGGCGGCGGGCTCATCGCCGCGCTCGTGCTGGTCGCCCTCTTCGCCCCGTGGTTAGCGCCCATGGACCCGCACGCACAGGACATCTGGGCGCGCTACGAGGCGCCGCGCGGGCTCGTGGTCGCGGGGCGGCTCAACACGCAGTACGTTTTGGGCGGCGACGAGTTGGGCCGCGACCTCCTGAGCCGCCTGGTGTTCGGCGCGCGCGTGTCGCTGCTGGTGGGGTTCGTGGCGACCGGTTTGTCGCTCGTCTTCGGGGTGCTGCTGGGCGCCGTGGCGGGCTACGCGGGGGGTTGGCTCGACAACCTCATCATGCGCGTCATGGACGTGCTCTTGGCGCTCCCCGGCATCCTCTTGGCGATCGCCATCGTCGCCGCTTTAGGCCCGAGCATCGTCAACGCGATGCTCGCGATCGCCGTCGTGCGCATCCCGACCATGGCGCGCCTCGTGCGCAGCGACGTGCTCGCTTTGCGCGAAGAGGAGTTCGTCGAGTCGGCGCGGGCGCTCGGCGGGTCGCACGCGCGCGTGCTCACGCACATCCTGATGAACGCCTGGGCGCCCGCGTTGGTCCTCAGCACCCTCGGGATGGGCACGGCCATCGTCGCGGAGGCGTCCTTGTCGTTTCTGGGGCTCGGCACGCAGCCGCCCGAGATCAGCTGGGGCCGGATGCTCAGCATCGGGCGCGAAGCGATCCGCACGGCGCCGCACGTCACGCTCTACCCGGGGCTCGCCATCACCCTGACGGTGCTCGGCTTTAGCCTCCTCGGCGACGGGCTGCGCGACGTCTTCGACACGCGGCTCGATGAGGGGGGGTAG
- a CDS encoding helix-turn-helix domain-containing protein produces the protein MNRHHLGHRLRALRLAHGYTLQQVAERSGLSRSFLSMLENGRTNVSAVRLQKLAGVFGLGLSDLLPNEGGQSGLRVLRAGEGERLAGFPPGVEATLYFRDPHRRVQPVHLTLGPGAVNHNEEGHAGDEFLLVLEGRVEVAVGEGDFTVLEAGDAAFYSSALRHTYRNPGPETARLLTLNAPHSWHRL, from the coding sequence ATGAACCGCCACCACCTGGGCCACCGCCTGCGCGCGCTGAGGCTGGCGCACGGCTACACCCTGCAGCAGGTCGCCGAGCGCAGCGGGCTCTCGCGGTCGTTTCTCTCGATGCTCGAGAACGGCCGCACGAACGTCTCGGCCGTGCGCCTGCAAAAGCTCGCGGGGGTGTTCGGTTTGGGCCTCAGCGACCTGTTGCCGAATGAGGGCGGCCAGAGCGGCCTGCGGGTGCTGCGCGCGGGCGAGGGGGAGCGCCTAGCGGGGTTTCCCCCCGGCGTCGAGGCCACGCTCTACTTCCGGGACCCGCACCGGCGGGTGCAGCCGGTGCACCTGACGCTGGGGCCGGGGGCGGTGAACCACAACGAGGAGGGGCACGCGGGCGACGAGTTTCTCCTCGTGTTAGAGGGCCGCGTCGAGGTGGCGGTGGGGGAGGGGGACTTCACCGTGCTCGAAGCGGGGGACGCGGCGTTCTACTCGAGCGCCCTGCGCCACACCTACCGCAACCCCGGTCCGGAGACGGCGCGCCTACTCACCCTGAACGCGCCCCACAGCTGGCACCGGTTGTAG
- a CDS encoding phosphotransferase family protein codes for MERIERQRPGGARVRGSRLGVCHSAPPQRLTRVFDTPILAWQRLETEPLDAAYYVLLATGEEQVLWINQRAPQEPKIGRCVAAAKLLPELCPPIVRADTTRTRLEYPYLITRYLPSPTLADAWPHLDERARARAAEAWGRTLRALHHVRADLAGDLAYPESEGRRLGDALEAQWQRALVHAVKDHMVDTPKLTRALQRGLETVEGAPIALCHGSPNADALLFDPPRGRVVKVLNWFDASRADPMVDLAAIYFTDLAARGVQKAFLRGYGPLSVWERERLTFYQLHLTLLGYARALTHLPHQIARYRLQLAERLKDRPPL; via the coding sequence GTGGAGCGCATAGAGCGGCAGCGCCCCGGCGGCGCGCGCGTCAGGGGGTCTCGGCTGGGGGTCTGCCATAGCGCCCCCCCACAGCGGTTGACGCGCGTTTTTGACACCCCCATCCTCGCTTGGCAGCGGCTCGAGACCGAGCCTTTGGACGCCGCCTACTACGTCCTCCTGGCTACCGGCGAGGAGCAGGTGCTGTGGATCAACCAACGCGCGCCGCAAGAACCCAAGATCGGCCGCTGCGTCGCCGCCGCCAAGCTGCTCCCCGAGCTGTGCCCCCCCATCGTGCGCGCCGACACGACACGCACGCGGCTCGAGTACCCCTACCTCATCACCCGCTACCTCCCCTCGCCGACGCTCGCCGACGCGTGGCCGCACCTCGACGAGCGCGCCCGAGCCCGAGCGGCCGAAGCCTGGGGACGCACGCTGCGCGCGCTGCACCACGTCCGGGCCGACCTAGCGGGCGACCTCGCCTACCCCGAGAGCGAAGGGCGGCGCCTCGGCGACGCGCTCGAGGCGCAGTGGCAGCGGGCGCTTGTGCACGCCGTCAAAGACCACATGGTCGACACCCCGAAGCTCACGCGCGCCCTGCAGCGCGGCTTAGAGACCGTCGAGGGGGCCCCCATCGCCCTCTGCCACGGCTCCCCAAACGCCGACGCGCTGCTCTTCGACCCGCCCAGGGGGCGCGTCGTCAAGGTGCTTAACTGGTTTGACGCGAGCCGCGCCGACCCTATGGTGGACCTCGCCGCCATCTACTTCACCGACCTCGCCGCGCGGGGGGTGCAGAAAGCCTTTTTGCGCGGCTACGGCCCCCTATCGGTGTGGGAGCGCGAACGCCTGACGTTTTACCAGCTGCACCTCACGCTGCTCGGTTACGCGCGCGCGCTCACCCACCTCCCGCACCAGATCGCGCGCTACCGCCTGCAGCTCGCTGAACGCCTCAAAGACAGGCCGCCCCTCTAG
- the scpB gene encoding SMC-Scp complex subunit ScpB produces MSEHVTSRARGLLCAALLAAGRPLGARELATVLGVAQGEVASLVAALQAALQAQDLGLVVEEVAGGYRLVVDPALTPALSPLLAPPPLPALSAAALETLALVAYQQPITRGELEAARGASCASTLETLQERELIKVVGRKEVIGRPLLYGTTERFLLEFGLKSLQDLPPLEEAPTDFLRG; encoded by the coding sequence GTGAGTGAACACGTGACGTCGCGCGCCAGGGGCCTTCTCTGCGCGGCGCTGCTCGCCGCCGGGCGGCCCCTTGGCGCTCGTGAGCTCGCTACGGTGCTCGGTGTGGCGCAAGGCGAGGTGGCGAGCCTCGTAGCGGCGCTGCAGGCGGCGCTGCAGGCGCAGGACTTGGGGCTCGTGGTCGAGGAGGTCGCGGGGGGCTACCGCCTCGTCGTGGACCCCGCGCTGACCCCGGCGCTGTCGCCCCTGCTCGCCCCGCCGCCGCTGCCCGCGCTCTCGGCGGCGGCGCTCGAGACCCTCGCGCTCGTGGCCTACCAGCAACCCATTACGCGCGGGGAGCTCGAGGCGGCGCGGGGTGCGTCGTGCGCGTCGACCCTGGAGACGCTGCAGGAGCGCGAGCTCATCAAGGTCGTCGGCCGCAAAGAGGTGATCGGGCGGCCGCTGCTCTACGGCACCACGGAGCGGTTTCTTTTGGAGTTCGGCCTCAAGTCGCTGCAGGACCTGCCCCCCTTGGAGGAGGCGCCGACCGACTTTTTGCGGGGCTAG
- a CDS encoding M24 family metallopeptidase translates to MKLLPLARQAEVTNGWLRERLRAVLPEVMRRARVDLWLVVAREYNEDPVLPSLLPAPMMGARRRTMLVFHAPEGGAFEALAIANAGVGLDGFYTPMWDKTMLAEAAEDQWACLRRVVAERNPKRIGVNVSAEIAFADGLSKSEHDALMAALGPELAARCVSAEEVVVGWLSRRLEGEIEAADGINALAHGLIAEAFSPRVVHPGVTTAVEVAWWLRERARSLGLGCWFQPSVSIQRRGEHLGDLGSSPDAVIRRGDLLHCDFGLHYLGLATDTQQNAYVRRLGESGPPAGMVAALAKAKWQQELLAAEMVIGRSGNEVLRAARAAMARAGLEGRIYTHPIGYHGHGAGPMIGRYDNQEGLPGAGELRLQDATLFSFEMFVEHALPEWDGQRIKLATEQCVAFRGGEVHFLGGRQTAWHLI, encoded by the coding sequence GTGAAGCTCCTGCCTTTGGCACGGCAAGCGGAGGTCACCAACGGCTGGCTCCGCGAGCGGCTGCGGGCGGTGCTCCCCGAGGTGATGCGGCGCGCGCGCGTCGACCTCTGGCTGGTGGTCGCCCGCGAGTACAACGAGGACCCCGTCTTGCCGAGCCTCCTACCCGCCCCCATGATGGGCGCGCGGCGCCGCACGATGCTCGTCTTTCACGCGCCCGAGGGGGGCGCTTTCGAGGCGCTGGCGATCGCCAACGCGGGCGTCGGACTTGACGGCTTTTACACGCCGATGTGGGACAAGACGATGCTCGCCGAGGCCGCCGAGGACCAGTGGGCGTGTTTGCGGCGGGTGGTGGCCGAGCGGAACCCCAAACGCATCGGGGTCAACGTCAGCGCCGAGATCGCCTTCGCCGACGGGCTCTCCAAAAGCGAACACGACGCGCTCATGGCGGCGCTCGGGCCGGAGCTGGCCGCGCGCTGCGTGAGCGCCGAGGAGGTGGTCGTCGGGTGGTTGAGCCGCCGCCTAGAGGGTGAGATCGAAGCCGCGGACGGTATCAACGCCCTGGCGCACGGCCTCATCGCGGAGGCGTTTTCACCCCGCGTCGTGCACCCGGGGGTGACGACCGCTGTGGAGGTCGCCTGGTGGCTGCGCGAGCGCGCGCGGTCTCTGGGCCTGGGCTGCTGGTTTCAACCCTCGGTGTCCATCCAGCGGCGCGGCGAACACCTGGGCGACCTCGGCAGCAGCCCGGACGCGGTCATCCGCCGCGGCGACCTGTTGCACTGCGACTTCGGGTTGCACTACCTGGGGCTCGCGACCGACACCCAACAGAACGCCTACGTGCGGCGGCTCGGTGAGAGCGGCCCCCCGGCCGGGATGGTGGCGGCGCTCGCCAAGGCTAAATGGCAGCAGGAGCTCTTGGCGGCCGAGATGGTCATCGGGCGCAGCGGCAACGAGGTGCTGCGCGCGGCGCGCGCGGCGATGGCGCGCGCCGGCCTCGAGGGCCGCATCTACACCCACCCCATCGGCTATCACGGGCACGGGGCGGGGCCGATGATCGGCCGCTACGACAACCAGGAGGGGTTGCCCGGCGCGGGCGAGCTGCGCCTGCAAGACGCCACCCTCTTCTCGTTCGAGATGTTCGTCGAGCACGCGTTGCCGGAGTGGGACGGGCAGCGCATCAAACTGGCCACGGAGCAGTGCGTGGCGTTTCGCGGCGGGGAGGTCCACTTCCTGGGGGGGCGGCAGACCGCGTGGCACCTCATCTAG
- a CDS encoding M24 family metallopeptidase: protein MTPSDLTLIREKQAQLDALLPSLEADAWLVLCREGSDPATLLFANTEMVGEAAFLLTKSGQKFAVVADYDVAPIAASGAFAITPYGQGGFEAPLGALLERAQPKTLALDFSESDPLADGLSVGLYRKLRRVLGWDDFESRIRSAQGILDALRSQKTPEEVRRIREAVRVTERVLDELGAFLRPGVSELEAAAFVKARHRHYGVTHSFGDGANVMVGNAGIGHRPASEARVTPGDVVVVDMGVYVEGYTSDIQRTYYARREGESGPPESVQHRFVTGRGAMMRAIDAIAPGKRGFEIDAVAREHLEAGGITPYPHALGHQIGRTVHDGGTLLAPLGARYGERGNVPLRENEVYTVEPVVHGVTGQSGAPIGLEQDVLVTAQGAELLSTPPRELTLI, encoded by the coding sequence ATGACACCGAGCGACCTCACCCTCATCCGCGAGAAGCAGGCGCAGCTAGACGCGCTGCTGCCGAGCCTGGAGGCCGACGCGTGGCTTGTGCTCTGCCGCGAGGGGAGCGACCCCGCCACGCTGCTTTTTGCCAACACCGAGATGGTCGGCGAAGCGGCCTTTCTCTTGACCAAAAGCGGCCAGAAGTTCGCCGTCGTCGCCGACTACGACGTCGCGCCGATTGCCGCGAGCGGCGCTTTTGCGATCACCCCCTACGGGCAAGGCGGTTTCGAGGCGCCGCTAGGCGCGCTTTTAGAGCGCGCCCAGCCGAAGACGCTGGCGCTCGACTTTAGCGAGAGCGACCCCCTAGCCGACGGCCTGAGCGTCGGCCTCTACCGGAAACTCAGGCGCGTGCTCGGCTGGGACGACTTCGAGAGCCGCATCCGGAGCGCGCAGGGGATCTTGGACGCGCTGCGCAGCCAGAAGACCCCCGAGGAGGTGCGCCGCATCCGCGAGGCGGTGCGGGTGACCGAGCGCGTCTTGGACGAGTTGGGGGCGTTTTTGCGTCCGGGGGTGAGCGAGCTCGAGGCCGCCGCGTTCGTCAAGGCCCGCCACCGCCACTACGGCGTCACGCACTCGTTCGGCGACGGCGCGAACGTCATGGTCGGGAACGCGGGCATCGGCCACCGCCCCGCGAGCGAGGCGCGGGTCACGCCGGGGGATGTGGTGGTGGTCGACATGGGCGTCTACGTCGAGGGCTACACCAGCGACATCCAGCGGACCTACTACGCCCGCCGCGAGGGGGAGAGCGGGCCGCCCGAAAGCGTCCAGCACCGCTTCGTCACCGGCCGGGGTGCCATGATGCGCGCGATCGACGCCATCGCCCCCGGCAAGCGCGGGTTTGAAATCGACGCGGTCGCGCGCGAGCACCTCGAGGCGGGGGGCATCACCCCCTACCCCCACGCGCTCGGCCACCAGATCGGTCGCACCGTCCACGACGGCGGCACGCTTCTAGCGCCCCTGGGTGCCCGCTACGGGGAGCGCGGCAACGTCCCCTTACGCGAAAACGAGGTCTACACCGTCGAACCCGTGGTGCACGGCGTGACGGGCCAGAGCGGGGCGCCCATTGGGCTCGAGCAAGACGTGCTCGTGACCGCCCAGGGGGCCGAACTCCTCAGCACGCCCCCCCGAGAACTCACCCTCATCTAG
- a CDS encoding flavin reductase family protein yields MSAPLGPDAPSPLVCTAPPTRFFGYYPGTVAVVTAAADGDRNVMSAGWHAALSAEPPLYGVAVAPERYTYGLLRASGAFAVHFLPFGRADAVAGAGSLSRHEGVDKFAALGLAWRPGTKTPAPILQDAYLAYECRLQNALPTGDHTWFVGEVVALHYRPEAFGERLMQASERVAPAVYYGRATYEALGAGERAVFPPDAFRERA; encoded by the coding sequence ATGAGTGCGCCCCTAGGCCCCGACGCGCCCTCCCCCCTCGTCTGCACCGCCCCGCCGACGCGCTTTTTCGGCTACTACCCCGGCACGGTCGCCGTCGTCACGGCGGCCGCCGACGGTGACCGTAACGTCATGAGCGCGGGCTGGCACGCGGCGCTGTCCGCCGAACCGCCCCTCTACGGGGTGGCGGTGGCGCCGGAGCGCTACACCTACGGGTTGCTGAGAGCGAGCGGCGCGTTTGCCGTGCACTTCCTCCCCTTCGGGCGCGCCGACGCGGTCGCCGGCGCGGGGAGCTTGAGCCGCCACGAGGGGGTCGACAAGTTCGCGGCGCTCGGCCTCGCGTGGCGCCCCGGCACAAAGACCCCCGCACCCATCTTGCAAGACGCCTACCTCGCCTACGAGTGCCGCCTCCAGAACGCGCTCCCGACGGGCGACCACACCTGGTTCGTCGGCGAGGTTGTGGCGCTGCACTACCGTCCGGAGGCGTTCGGCGAACGCCTGATGCAGGCGAGCGAGCGGGTCGCGCCCGCGGTCTACTACGGCCGGGCGACCTACGAGGCGTTGGGGGCGGGCGAACGGGCCGTCTTCCCACCGGACGCGTTTAGGGAGCGGGCGTGA
- a CDS encoding ABC transporter permease yields the protein MLQFLLKRLLFLAVTLWGVSVIVFLLVHLSPGDPVRIMLGEQARPDEVARLTQLYGFDRPLYEQYGRWLAQALRGDLGVSIRQGAPVLRLILERLPATLELAVASLALAVVVGVPLGVLAAVRRNTWLDFTSMIAALIGVAAPNFWVGLVLLSTVALHVSWLPIFGRGPALTEGFTALLTAGDPTPLWNGLRHLLLPAVALGASIMALITRLTRSSLLEVLRRDFVRTARAKGARPSRVVFGHALRNALLPVVTVIGLQFGALLGGAIVTEVVFAWPGLGRLTVDAINQRDFPVVQGSVLMLAVVFALANLLVDLSYGFLNPRIRYD from the coding sequence TTGCTCCAGTTTCTCCTCAAACGCCTCCTCTTCCTGGCCGTGACGCTCTGGGGCGTCTCGGTCATCGTCTTTTTGCTCGTGCACCTCTCGCCGGGCGACCCGGTGCGCATCATGCTGGGCGAGCAGGCGCGGCCCGACGAGGTGGCGCGCCTCACCCAGCTGTACGGCTTCGACCGGCCCCTCTATGAGCAGTACGGGCGGTGGCTCGCGCAGGCCCTGCGGGGTGACCTGGGCGTCTCCATCCGGCAGGGGGCGCCGGTGCTGCGGCTCATCCTAGAGCGCCTCCCGGCGACGCTCGAGCTGGCCGTGGCCTCCCTCGCGCTGGCGGTCGTCGTCGGCGTCCCGCTGGGGGTGTTGGCGGCGGTGAGGCGCAACACCTGGCTCGACTTTACGAGCATGATCGCCGCCCTTATCGGGGTGGCGGCGCCCAACTTCTGGGTCGGGCTGGTGCTCTTAAGCACGGTGGCCCTTCACGTGAGCTGGCTGCCCATCTTCGGGCGCGGCCCGGCGCTTACAGAAGGGTTCACGGCGCTCCTCACGGCGGGAGACCCCACCCCTTTGTGGAACGGGCTGCGCCACCTCCTGCTCCCCGCCGTGGCGCTCGGCGCGTCGATCATGGCGCTCATCACCCGCCTGACGCGCTCGAGCCTCCTCGAGGTGCTGCGCCGCGACTTCGTGCGCACCGCCCGCGCGAAGGGGGCGCGTCCGAGCCGCGTGGTCTTTGGGCACGCGCTGCGCAACGCGCTCTTGCCCGTCGTGACGGTGATCGGCTTGCAGTTCGGGGCGCTTTTGGGCGGCGCGATCGTCACCGAGGTCGTCTTCGCCTGGCCCGGGCTCGGGCGCCTCACGGTGGACGCCATCAATCAGCGCGACTTTCCCGTGGTGCAGGGGAGCGTCCTCATGCTGGCGGTCGTCTTCGCCCTGGCAAACCTCCTCGTCGACCTCTCCTACGGCTTCTTAAACCCGAGGATCCGCTATGACTAG
- a CDS encoding ABC transporter substrate-binding protein yields MKRPFALALSCALLASTAFAQTRLVIATVAEASDLDPRTTYDAYSYQRMYPIMETLLTYSPEDLTLQPRLAESWTFAEDGSSVTFALRQGVTFHHGRPFTAEDVRYTFEWVLNPDNPGANPGLLEDITNIEVLDEHTVRFDLSGENAFILNNIARLHIVPADLGEEGDFGRNPVGTGPFVFESWARDDRMVLSAYEDYWGGRAQVDAVEFRPITEDATRLLAFEGGEIDLYHGQVVPAEVTRLEATEGITVQRAVGLGHAYVGFNFRNEALSDVRVRQAIGHLIPREAIVERILQGIGSVATGPIAPGVPWYNPDVPRYDYDPERARELLEEAGYGDGLSLRLHTNENPVRVQIAEVLQFEAAQVGVNLEVFVEEFGAFIDRILDTDTADFDLFLLGWTGNVDPNYAMFELFHSRGDNNYIAYTNPELDALLEEGRRLEPGSEESNAVYREAQAVLMADAPFAFINNTEEIGVNHDTITGWQLHPYVSATFQDLHLVEKAR; encoded by the coding sequence ATGAAACGCCCCTTCGCCCTCGCCCTTAGCTGCGCGCTCCTCGCTAGCACCGCCTTCGCGCAGACGCGCCTGGTGATCGCCACCGTCGCCGAAGCCTCCGACCTCGACCCGCGCACCACCTACGACGCCTACTCGTACCAGCGCATGTACCCGATTATGGAGACGCTGCTAACCTACAGCCCCGAGGACCTCACCTTGCAGCCGCGCCTCGCCGAGTCGTGGACGTTCGCCGAGGACGGGAGCAGCGTCACCTTCGCGCTGCGCCAGGGGGTCACCTTCCACCACGGGCGCCCCTTTACGGCCGAGGACGTCCGCTACACCTTCGAGTGGGTGTTAAACCCCGACAACCCGGGCGCCAACCCGGGGCTTTTGGAGGACATCACCAACATCGAGGTCTTGGATGAGCACACCGTCCGCTTCGACCTGTCGGGTGAGAACGCCTTTATCCTCAACAACATCGCGCGGCTCCACATCGTCCCGGCCGACCTCGGGGAAGAAGGGGACTTCGGCCGCAACCCGGTGGGCACGGGGCCCTTCGTGTTCGAGTCGTGGGCGCGTGACGACCGCATGGTGTTAAGCGCCTACGAGGACTACTGGGGCGGGCGCGCACAGGTCGACGCGGTCGAGTTTCGGCCCATCACCGAAGACGCCACCCGGCTCCTAGCCTTCGAGGGCGGCGAGATCGACCTCTACCACGGCCAAGTCGTCCCCGCCGAGGTGACGCGTCTAGAGGCGACCGAGGGGATCACCGTCCAGCGCGCCGTCGGTTTGGGGCACGCGTACGTGGGCTTCAACTTCCGCAACGAGGCGCTGTCGGACGTGCGGGTGCGTCAGGCGATAGGCCACCTTATCCCGCGCGAGGCCATCGTCGAACGCATCTTGCAGGGGATCGGTTCGGTCGCCACCGGCCCCATCGCCCCCGGCGTGCCCTGGTACAACCCAGACGTGCCGCGCTACGACTACGACCCCGAGCGCGCCCGCGAGCTGCTCGAAGAGGCGGGTTACGGTGACGGTCTCTCCTTACGGCTCCACACGAACGAGAACCCCGTGCGCGTCCAGATCGCCGAGGTGCTGCAGTTCGAGGCGGCGCAAGTCGGCGTCAACCTCGAGGTCTTCGTCGAGGAGTTCGGTGCCTTTATCGACCGCATCCTGGACACCGACACGGCCGACTTCGACCTCTTCTTGCTCGGTTGGACCGGCAACGTCGACCCGAACTACGCCATGTTCGAGCTCTTCCATTCGCGCGGGGACAACAACTACATCGCTTACACCAACCCCGAGCTGGACGCGCTTTTGGAGGAGGGACGGAGGCTCGAGCCCGGTTCGGAGGAGAGCAACGCGGTCTACCGGGAAGCCCAAGCGGTGCTGATGGCCGACGCGCCCTTCGCTTTTATCAACAACACCGAGGAGATCGGCGTTAACCACGACACCATCACGGGTTGGCAGCTCCACCCGTACGTCTCGGCGACCTTCCAAGACCTGCACTTGGTGGAAAAAGCCCGCTGA
- a CDS encoding aldo/keto reductase: protein MAPHLDAPGAPAPVERCELAPGLSVSRVLTGLWQVADMERGGKLEPRAAARAMVPYVEAGLTSFDMADHYGSAEEIAGTFGPRSPSGTPVQRLTKWVPEPGPLTKRDVRAAVERALRRLRTERLDLLQFHTWSYADPSYLDALFWLQELQAEGLVAHLGLTNVDAAHLRLVLSSGLEVVSNQVSFSLLDQRAAGEMTALCLERGVKLLAYGTLAGGFLSERWLGQPEPAWERLTTWSQRKYRRFIEAAGGWGAFQGVLRAAAHVARRHGVSVANVAVRSVLEQPAVGGVIVGARLGQSEHLDDTLRVFSFRLDETDRAALRGALSALAPIPGDCGDEYRRPPFLTAAGDLSHHVATFPPPYPSCTRADGRRVALSGTPWEALAGYARAVRVGDRILVSGTTATHGGRLIGGADAAAQFHFAVDKLEGALRSLGGRLEDVVRTRVYVRDLADWEAVARAHGARFREISPANTLVQAGLVGEGYLVELEAEAVVGG, encoded by the coding sequence GTGGCACCTCATCTAGACGCCCCCGGGGCCCCGGCACCGGTCGAGCGCTGCGAGCTGGCGCCGGGACTTTCCGTCTCCCGCGTCCTCACCGGGCTCTGGCAAGTGGCCGACATGGAGCGCGGCGGCAAGCTCGAGCCGCGCGCCGCCGCGCGCGCCATGGTGCCCTACGTGGAGGCCGGGCTGACGAGCTTCGACATGGCCGACCACTACGGCTCGGCGGAGGAGATCGCCGGGACCTTCGGCCCCCGCAGCCCCTCGGGCACCCCCGTGCAGCGGCTCACCAAATGGGTGCCCGAACCCGGCCCCCTGACCAAAAGGGACGTGCGCGCGGCGGTGGAGCGCGCCCTGCGGCGCCTCCGGACGGAGCGCCTGGACCTGTTGCAGTTTCACACCTGGAGCTACGCCGACCCGAGCTACCTAGACGCCCTCTTCTGGCTCCAGGAGCTGCAGGCGGAGGGGCTCGTGGCGCACCTCGGGCTGACGAACGTCGACGCGGCGCACCTGCGGCTGGTGCTCTCGAGCGGCCTTGAGGTGGTCTCCAACCAGGTGTCGTTTTCGCTCCTCGACCAGCGGGCGGCGGGGGAGATGACGGCGCTCTGCCTCGAGCGGGGCGTCAAGCTGCTCGCCTACGGCACCCTCGCGGGGGGCTTTCTGTCGGAGCGCTGGCTGGGGCAGCCGGAGCCTGCCTGGGAGCGCCTGACGACCTGGTCGCAGCGCAAGTACCGCCGCTTTATCGAGGCGGCGGGCGGCTGGGGGGCGTTCCAGGGTGTTTTGCGGGCGGCGGCGCACGTGGCGCGGCGCCACGGCGTGTCGGTCGCCAACGTCGCCGTGCGGAGCGTTCTCGAGCAACCCGCCGTCGGCGGCGTGATCGTCGGCGCGCGCCTCGGCCAGAGCGAGCACCTTGACGACACGCTGCGCGTCTTTTCGTTTCGCCTCGACGAGACCGACCGCGCGGCGCTCCGCGGCGCCCTCTCGGCCCTCGCGCCAATCCCCGGCGACTGCGGCGACGAGTACCGCCGCCCGCCCTTTTTGACCGCCGCGGGCGACCTCAGCCACCACGTCGCCACCTTTCCGCCCCCCTACCCGAGCTGCACCCGCGCGGACGGTCGGCGCGTGGCGCTGAGCGGCACCCCCTGGGAGGCGCTGGCCGGGTACGCCCGCGCGGTGCGCGTCGGGGACCGCATCCTCGTGTCGGGGACCACGGCGACCCACGGGGGGCGGCTAATTGGCGGGGCGGACGCCGCCGCGCAGTTTCACTTCGCGGTGGACAAGCTCGAGGGCGCCCTGAGGTCGCTCGGGGGCCGCCTGGAGGACGTCGTGCGCACGCGCGTCTATGTCCGCGACCTAGCGGACTGGGAGGCGGTGGCGCGGGCGCACGGGGCCAGATTCAGGGAGATCAGCCCCGCCAACACGCTCGTGCAGGCGGGGCTGGTGGGGGAGGGGTACTTGGTGGAGCTCGAGGCGGAGGCGGTGGTGGGGGGCTGA